The following proteins come from a genomic window of Pocillopora verrucosa isolate sample1 chromosome 6, ASM3666991v2, whole genome shotgun sequence:
- the LOC131773434 gene encoding uncharacterized protein, whose protein sequence is MAEEAKKVRTSAKSRFTRKRNEFVKAINDNKGIDFVKATFAELRDAWSMVEGKHDLYTLFLTEEEVEQNEPWINELQELYSEAATKGQEKPAALRKAEKELDVALANCDEIHYRVLELLNNENIEQEIEWIRNIHARYTSVSAKAETLIDNERKSESTQKQNLLQLEKVKMPQFTGDIREYPRFKTDFNTQVLPVIIKENAAYILRSCLDKDAAGAVKSTDDNLESLWKLLDEVFGDPAKVVDVIMNSIQATRVITEGQSKKLLDFINIIENGYRDLQRLELEKEITTTSSVSMIEKKLPADLKREWARLVSCADSNIDKTDKFPSLLRFLLDQKSAIEYENSELQATNEYRAKGSAHYVQREEEMNAQTQSARRRCLLHDDANHWTSECKLYLSKSVKEKRKILREKGACWSCLRRGHRIQDCKSKRACGVNGCEKRHHKSLREEVSTDAIANVCNQNIKPCLLQVQKIQTKKGWANVLRDTGASLSFITNKKAKSEKLKGTKTELSVVKVEGMKERLHSHKYKLPLIDQEGHTVHLEVYGIDKITANIPTIGQNAVQQLFKDVPNAGIDRPVGEVDVLIGFNYANFHPQKEQSVEHLLLLKNRFGRCIGGTHPKVKEDTKHHELNNIQFLREVSPSVEDFYKIENLGIECKPRCGGCKCGRCPLGSKNYTLKEERELALIEENLNYDEKAREWIAQYPWLKDPSEHPDNKKAAIGKLISTEKRLSRNTEHAKVYQQQIDDMLNRKVARKLTEDELKEYKGPIHYISHHEVLKPDSKTTPVRIVFNSSANYMGHILNDYWAKGPDLLNNILGILVRFRENPVAFIGDIKKMYHTVATTTLDHHTHRFLWRDMNSNKEPDTYVIQRVSFGDKPSGAIATVALRKTAEMSKDRYPEATEIILTNTYMDDIIESVDTKSKAKQLTDDIENLLEQGGFKLKEWIYSGIQSNKNDEQVVIESHTTTEKVLGVVWTPRTDEFTFKVQMTLSSPKSKKKRASRRAASNGTNQTSQTSTGLTKRKILSQVNSIYDPLGLASPYTVRAKILMRQLWTSETKFDWDDPISETYAQEWKMFFDDLGEMSKMTTKRCIRPVDAVGQPILILFSDGSNNAYGTCAYARWKLSSGGFDTNLILAKNRLAPIKTVSIDRIELCGAVLSKRIKVFLQEQC, encoded by the exons ATGGCTGAAGAAGCAAAGAAAGTACGGACTTCCGCAAAGTCGCGCTTTACCAGAAAGCGGAACGAGTTCGTCAAAGCCATCAATGACAATAAAGGTATTGATTTCGTCAAGGCAACCTTCGCCGAGCTTCGCGATGCCTGGAGTATGGTAGAGGGTAAGCATGATTTATATACCTTATTCCTCACGGAAGAAGAAGTCGAGCAAAATGAACCCTGGATAAACGAGCTACAAGAATTATACAGTGAAGCAGCA ACAAAAGGTCAAGAAAAACCGGCGGCTCTACGAAAGGCTGAAAAGGAACTTGATGTTGCACTAGCTAATTGTGACGAAATACATTATAGGGTGCTCGAGCTACTTAACAATGAAAACATAGAGCAAGAAATCGAATGGATTCGAAACATTCACGCGCGCTACACTAGTGTAAGCGCAAAGGCCGAAACGCTTATCGACAACGAAAGAAAAAGCGAAAGCACACAGAAGCAGAACCTACTGCAActagaaaaggtaaaaatgccGCAATTCACAGGCGACATACGCGAATATCCAAGATTTAAAACCGATTTCAACACGCAAGTCCTGCCAGtaataatcaaagaaaatgcAGCCTACATACTTCGATCTTGCCTAGACAAAGACGCGGCCGGCGCTGTAAAGAGTACCGATGATAACCTTGAATCACTATGGAAACTTCTGGATGAAGTGTTCGGAGACCCAGCTAAAGTAGTTGATGTCATAATGAACTCGATCCAGGCAACAAGGGTAATTACGGAGGGCCAAAGCAAAAAACTGCTAGACTTTATCAACATCATTGAAAACGGCTACAGAGACCTGCAGAGACTCGagttggaaaaagaaataactacAACAAGCTCCGTCAGCATGATAGAAAAGAAATTACCAGCTGACCTGAAACGAGAATGGGCTAGACTCGTAAGTTGTGCTGATAGCAATATTGACAAGACAGACAAGTTCCCTAGCCTCTTGCGATTTCTTTTGGACCAAAAATCAGCGATCGAGTACGAAAACTCCGAATTACAAGCGACGAACGAATACAGAGCGAAAGGATCCGCTCACTACGTGCAAAGAGAGGAAGAAATGAATGCGCAGACCCAAAGTGCAAGACGCAGATGTCTCCTGCACGACGATGCAAACCACTGGACAAGCGAATGCAAACTTTACCTCTCAAAATCagtaaaggaaaagagaaagatCCTAAGGGAAAAGGGTGCTTGCTGGTCGTGTCTAAGACGCGGTCACAGAATCCAGGATTGTAAGTCTAAAAGGGCGTGCGGCGTAAACGGCTGCGAGAAGAGACATCATAAATCGCTACGTGAAGAAGTGTCAACAGACGCAATCGCCAACGTGTGTAATCAAAATATCAAACCGTGCTTACTACAGGTTCAGAAGATCCAGACGAAGAAAGGATGGGCCAATGTCTTACGGGATACCGGTGCATCACTCAGCTTCATCACGAACAAGAAAGCAAAGTCAGAAAAGTTGAAGGGTACTAAAACAGAGTTATCCGTGGTTAAAGTCGAAGGAATGAAGGAAAGACTCCACTCGCACAAATACAAACTTCCGTTGATCGATCAAGAAGGACACACTGTACACCTTGAAGTATACGGCATCGATAAAATAACAGCCAATATTCCCACCATTGGCCAAAACGCCGTTCAACAACTGTTCAAAGATGTACCGAATGCAGGCATAGACAGACCTGTCGGTGAAGTTGACGTGCTAATCGGGTTCAATTATGCCAACTTTCATCCACAAAAAGAACAAAGCGTAGAACATCTACTTCTGTTGAAGAACCGCTTCGGAAGATGCATTGGAGGCACACATCCAAAGGTGAAGGAAGACACAAAGCATCACGAGCTCAACAACATACAGTTCCTAAGAGAAGTCTCACCTAGCGTGGAAGACttttataaaattgaaaacctGGGAATAGAATGCAAACCGCGATGTGGAGGATGCAAATGCGGAAGATGTCCGCTTGGCAGCAAAAATTACACcctaaaagaagaaagggaactTGCCCTTATAGAAGAAAACCTAAATTATGACGAGAAAGCCAGAGAATGGATAGCGCAGTATCCATGGTTGAAAGATCCAAGTGAACATCCGGATAACAAGAAAGCAGcaattggaaaattaatttcTACTGAAAAAAGACTATCAAGAAACACCGAGCACGCTAAGGTCTACCAGCAACAGATAGACGACATGTTAAACCGTAAAGTTGCGCGAAAACTAACGGAAGACGAATTGAAGGAGTATAAAGGCCCGATACACTACATCTCGCACCACGAAGTCTTAAAACCTGATTCAAAAACCACTCCGGTAAGGATAGTATTCAATAGTAGTGCCAATTATATGGGCCATATTTTAAATGACTACTGGGCAAAAGGACCCGACCTGCTGAACAATATCCTTGGAATACTTGTAAGGTTTCGCGAGAATCCAGTGGCATTTATCGGAGACATCAAGAAGATGTACCACACAGTAGCAACGACAACTTTAGATCATCATACACATCGATTTCTATGGCGTGACATGAACAGCAATAAAGAACCAGACACCTATGTCATACAAAGAGTTTCATTTGGCGACAAACCGTCCGGCGCAATCGCAACTGTCGCATTACGCAAAACTGCAGAGATGAGTAAAGACCGATACCCAGAGGCGACAGAAATTATTCTCACGAACACGTACATGGATGACATTATAGAGAGCGTTGACACAAAAAGCAAAGCGAAGCAACTAACAGATGATATAGAAAATCTACTAGAACAGGGAGGATTCAAGCTAAAGGAATGGATTTATTCAGGTATCCAGTCAAATAAAAATGACGAACAAGTGGTGATCGAATCTCACACGACGACAGAAAAGGTCCTCGGTGTGGTCTGGACCCCTCGAACAGATGAGTTTACATTCAAAGTGCAGATGACTCTATCGTCGCctaagtcaaagaaaaaacgCGCATCAAGGAGAGCAGCGTCTAATGGCACTAATCAAACGTCGCAGACTTCGACTGGtttaactaaaagaaaaattctttctCAAGTTAACAGCATTTATGATCCACTAGGCCTTGCTAGTCCATATACAGTGAGAGCTAAGATACTAATGAGACAATTATGGACCAGTGAAACAAAGTTCGACTGGGATGACCCCATATCAGAAACCTATGCCCAAGAATGGAAAATGTTCTTTGATGATCTTGGTGAAATGTCGAAAATGACTACTAAACGATGTATCAGACCAGTTGACGCGGTCGGTCAGCCAATTCTTATTCTATTCAGTGACGGGTCAAATAATGCGTATGGCACGTGTGCCTATGCGCGGTGGAAATTATCATCCGGCGGATTCGATACCAACCTTATACTGGCAAAAAATCGGCTAGCACCAATTAAAACAGTATCTATTGATCGCATAGAACTTTGTGGAGCAGTACTCAGTAAAAGAATCAAAGTATTTCTCCAAGAGCAATGCTGA
- the LOC131792639 gene encoding uncharacterized protein: MVFTTRSKLASLLFVLGLTAFFFCISYKAEIRKEIAKINFNISSIVSEIVSPKVVPTQATATEKATRKSSSKVLIYLTQTEQRVPSNLASSSESGDHETCNCDVVVLSFRTKCQVQKSPHITYLFDANTGWTTGRNVLYFAAVTRSPKYHYYIFIDDDVVLPLDLFASPQIKRLPPSTVFEQWLLEYEPVVGVVDYKWHHGAIWTNERRKKICNKTDSPLVITKVWYDGLFNAFHYKSIEHLSPYRSQYENKSWWSQQRYMFSAVELIIRGQALMFVPVSAGNPKHRPYPTSLKNENTNWGDYIDTVREKPPLIYRNRTLVEDFRRNLEGCVINTTTYCMNVTRHQHIKPYAHFDFQTEM, from the exons ATGGTTTTTACAACAAGAAGTAAACTTGCAAGTTTGCTTTTTGTCCTTGGTTTAACCGCCTTTTTCTTCTGCATCTCATACAAAGCTGAGATAAGAAAGGAAATAGC caaaataaatttcaatatcTCCTCTATCGTAAGTGAGATCGTCAGTCCAAAGGTTGTTCCAACTCAAGCTACAGCCACAGAGAAAGCCACAAGGAAGTCATCCTCAAAGGTTCTCATTTATCTTACTCAAACAGAACAACGGGTTCCCTCAAACTTGGCCTCTTCTTCCGAGAGCGGCGACCACGAAACATGTAACTGTGATGTCGTAGTGCTAAGCTTTCGCACTAAATGTCAAGTGCAAAAGTCGCCTCATATCACCTATCTGTTCGATGCCAATACTGGATGGACAACAGGGCGAAATGTGCTGTATTTTGCTGCAGTAACAAGATCGCCAAAATAccattattacatttttatagATGATGATGTGGTGCTGCCCTTAGATTT ATTTGCATCGCCACAAATAAAGAGGCTTCCGCCGTCTACAGTCTTCGAACAATGGCTCTTAGAGTACGAGCCTGTAGTTGGCGTTGTGGATTACAAATGGCATCATGGGGCCATCTGGACCAAtgagagaagaaagaaaatatgtaaCAAGACGGACAGTCCCCTTGTGATAACAAAAGTATGGTATGATGGTCTTTTCAATGCATTTCATTACAAATCTATCGAGCATCTCTCCCCTTACCGTTCGCagtatgaaaacaaaagctgGTGGTCACAGCAGAGGTATATGTTTTCTGCTGTGGAACTGATAATTCGAGGCCAAGCATTGATGTTTGTGCCTGTTAGTGCGGGAAATCCAAAACATCGCCCATACCCAACGTCTTTAAAGAACGAAAACACAAACTGGGGAGATTACATCGATACAGTTCGAGAGAAACCTCCTTTAATTTACAGAAATAGGACCTTAGTGGAAGATTTTAGGCGGAATCTTGAGGGTTGCGTTATCAACACGACAACGTATTGCATGAATGTAACACGTCATCAACACATTAAACCGTAcgctcattttgattttcagacAGAGATGTAG